In Candidatus Binatia bacterium, one DNA window encodes the following:
- a CDS encoding methyltransferase domain-containing protein — protein sequence MQQQTGGAPAADATAAAAAARASAWQVPEAYTGERLAAEDARFAPDMARHLAAYHLVAPFVAGKHIMEAGCGEGYGAALLAQHAAHVVGVDYDADALALARKRHQAPNLEFRHINLLELARRQPGEFDVVTNFQVLEHLDDPTPFLEAAAACLKPGGLLVLTTPNRLASVSENPYHVHEYVADELRALLARFFAHVEVRGIVGSERVYAFERARGAQAQRILRLDPLGLRKLLPQRFVRWAFARLALLVRSRVAAQNADLVQLTPADFTIAESEPPQWIDLLALARRGS from the coding sequence GTGCAGCAGCAAACCGGCGGCGCCCCGGCCGCGGACGCGACGGCGGCCGCCGCGGCCGCGCGGGCGTCCGCGTGGCAGGTGCCCGAGGCCTACACCGGCGAGCGGCTCGCCGCCGAGGACGCGCGCTTCGCGCCCGACATGGCGCGCCACCTCGCGGCGTACCACCTGGTCGCGCCGTTCGTCGCGGGCAAGCACATCATGGAGGCCGGCTGCGGCGAGGGCTACGGCGCGGCCTTGCTCGCGCAGCACGCCGCGCACGTCGTCGGCGTCGACTACGACGCGGACGCGCTCGCGCTCGCGCGCAAGCGGCATCAGGCGCCGAACCTCGAGTTCCGGCACATCAACCTGCTCGAGCTCGCGCGCCGTCAGCCGGGCGAGTTCGACGTCGTGACCAATTTTCAGGTGCTCGAGCACCTCGACGATCCCACACCCTTCCTCGAGGCCGCCGCGGCGTGTCTCAAGCCGGGTGGGCTGCTCGTCCTGACCACGCCGAACCGGCTCGCCAGCGTGTCGGAGAACCCGTACCACGTGCACGAGTACGTGGCCGACGAGCTGCGCGCGCTGCTCGCGCGCTTCTTCGCGCACGTCGAGGTGCGCGGCATCGTCGGCAGCGAGCGCGTCTACGCGTTCGAGCGCGCGCGCGGCGCGCAGGCGCAGCGCATCCTGCGCCTCGATCCGCTCGGCCTGCGCAAGCTTCTCCCGCAGCGCTTCGTGCGCTGGGCGTTCGCGCGTCTCGCGCTCCTCGTGCGCTCGCGCGTCGCCGCGCAGAACGCGGATCTCGTCCAGCTCACCCCCGCCGACTTCACGATCGCCGAGTCCGAGCCGCCGCAGTGGATCGATCTCCTGGCGCTCGCCCGTCGGGGGTCTTGA
- a CDS encoding amidohydrolase family protein — protein sequence MDANQLISADSHVVEPPDLWKKWLAPEFLDRAPKLVKDSAGGDAWQYRPGTPPVPLGLVTTYRGRTYESFRWEGARYDQVNAGAWDGAARLKEQDEDGVSAEVLYPSQRTMRHFMLDDDDEFHLAGIQAYNNWMAKEFMAADPKRLIGLAQIPNLGVEAAIKEMRRAKELGMRGVILSSWPAGAPSLSKEDDEFWKAAVELDMPCSIHLGTVSKASAAKATTTTGKFEPTGLLTSGQKTVATYSIAGLDSMPPIIAETIMSGLFDRFPNLIFVSVEAGAGWVPFLLEQMDDRWWRNRHWAKVELEMLPSEYFRRNWRLTFVQDFYGVRNRHDVGVDNMMWSTDYPHHISDWPYSRKIANEMFAGVPEEERYKICAGNAAKLYKLI from the coding sequence ATGGACGCCAATCAGCTCATCTCGGCGGACTCGCACGTCGTCGAGCCGCCCGACCTCTGGAAGAAGTGGCTCGCGCCCGAGTTCCTCGATCGCGCACCGAAGCTGGTGAAGGACTCCGCGGGTGGTGACGCGTGGCAGTACCGCCCGGGGACGCCGCCCGTGCCGCTCGGGCTGGTCACGACGTACCGCGGTCGCACCTACGAGTCGTTCCGCTGGGAGGGCGCGCGCTACGACCAGGTCAACGCGGGCGCCTGGGACGGCGCGGCGCGCCTCAAGGAGCAGGACGAGGACGGCGTCTCGGCCGAGGTGCTCTACCCGTCGCAGCGCACCATGCGGCACTTCATGCTCGACGACGACGACGAGTTCCACCTCGCCGGCATCCAGGCGTACAACAACTGGATGGCGAAGGAGTTCATGGCGGCCGACCCGAAGCGCCTGATCGGCCTCGCGCAGATCCCGAACCTCGGCGTCGAGGCGGCGATCAAGGAGATGCGGCGCGCCAAGGAGCTCGGCATGCGCGGCGTCATCCTGTCGTCGTGGCCCGCGGGCGCGCCGTCGCTGTCGAAGGAGGACGACGAGTTCTGGAAGGCCGCGGTCGAGCTCGACATGCCGTGCTCGATCCACCTCGGAACGGTGTCGAAGGCGTCGGCCGCGAAGGCGACCACGACGACCGGCAAGTTCGAGCCGACGGGGCTCCTCACCTCGGGCCAGAAGACGGTCGCGACGTACTCGATCGCCGGGCTCGACTCGATGCCGCCGATCATCGCCGAGACCATCATGTCGGGCCTCTTCGACCGCTTCCCGAACCTGATCTTCGTCTCGGTCGAGGCCGGCGCGGGCTGGGTACCGTTCCTGCTCGAGCAGATGGACGACCGCTGGTGGCGCAACCGTCACTGGGCGAAGGTCGAGCTCGAGATGCTGCCCAGCGAGTACTTCCGGCGGAATTGGCGCTTGACGTTCGTGCAGGACTTCTACGGCGTCCGCAACCGGCACGACGTCGGCGTCGACAACATGATGTGGTCCACCGACTATCCGCACCACATCTCGGACTGGCCGTACTCGCGTAAGATCGCGAACGAGATGTTCGCCGGCGTGCCCGAGGAGGAGCGCTACAAGATCTGCGCGGGCAACGCGGCGAAGCTGTACAAGCTGATTTGA